A single window of Granulicella mallensis MP5ACTX8 DNA harbors:
- a CDS encoding N-acetylmuramoyl-L-alanine amidase — MVEGIRLSTLAGFTAWRALPQTYTEIGMGILCQRWVVRGRCVMCAVAISCVCCTGLSSAALTARTKTDPWQAALTARRAFEAEPAGTHTKVEYAEVMDDFRAIYHGDPANPHAAHAVDQVAELLAEQGRELSDRKSLHDAAGQYEFLAKAYPSGSLASAALVHALELLGPDGANDPVEARKVREALESQYPKIARSLETKSARSSDDVALPPTQRARSTETPAVAKTVRPVPSAEVDAPQSDVPAVRPVNLSSNKHVAQVTGIRHWSTPTYTRVAIDLGDEVEYQAARVENPDRIFFDLHNSHLASELAGKSFAVNDDGFLTRIRAAQFSNDVTRIVLDVHEVAEYSAFLLPNPYRLIIDIHGKQGVGVVKEQGSNEQPTGVQETVSRHPVPVPAVSAPPQVAVDRSNTNGATEVSSLPPTPVTDGSAAFGLPPRRTTGSAKTVAVAQPRVVISTRPTTANPVPNTVTSHSVDTGTEFTDVGDQPGKVEATSKPTSQPIVERTLKNKERANAAPVAAAPPTADGETLMRALGLKIGRIVIDPGHGGHDSGTLGVGGIEEKDVVLDVALRLGKLLHDRLGSEIVYTRADDTFIPLETRTAIANKAQADLFISVHANSSQDPSARGVEVYYLNFTSDPDAMRVAGRENAVSNQSVHELSDLVKKIALKDKIDESRELATDVDAGLYSGLAKGNDGLKNRGVKKAPFVVLIGANMPSILAEISFVTNPTDADQLQQPQYRQRVAESLYNGVARYASGINGGKAGASRSTERAQR, encoded by the coding sequence ATGGTCGAGGGTATTCGCCTGAGTACCCTTGCAGGATTCACAGCCTGGAGAGCGCTGCCGCAAACCTACACTGAGATAGGTATGGGCATTCTTTGCCAAAGGTGGGTTGTGCGCGGACGTTGCGTAATGTGTGCGGTTGCGATCTCGTGCGTCTGCTGCACAGGGCTGAGTTCAGCAGCGCTTACGGCGCGAACGAAGACCGATCCCTGGCAGGCGGCGCTTACGGCACGGCGAGCCTTCGAGGCTGAACCTGCAGGCACGCATACCAAGGTGGAGTACGCCGAGGTGATGGATGATTTTCGCGCGATCTACCACGGTGACCCTGCGAATCCTCATGCAGCGCATGCCGTCGACCAGGTAGCGGAGTTGCTCGCCGAGCAGGGACGTGAGCTTAGCGATCGCAAGAGCCTTCACGATGCGGCTGGACAGTATGAGTTCCTGGCGAAGGCCTATCCGAGCGGATCGTTAGCCTCGGCTGCGCTTGTACATGCGTTGGAACTGCTTGGGCCGGACGGTGCCAATGACCCGGTTGAGGCTCGCAAAGTAAGAGAAGCGCTCGAGAGCCAGTATCCGAAGATAGCCAGGAGCCTCGAGACGAAGAGTGCTCGTTCGAGCGATGATGTGGCTCTTCCGCCAACGCAGAGAGCGCGTTCGACGGAGACCCCGGCTGTCGCGAAGACTGTGCGTCCGGTTCCATCGGCAGAGGTAGATGCTCCCCAGTCGGACGTTCCTGCTGTTCGACCGGTCAATCTATCTTCAAATAAGCATGTGGCGCAGGTCACGGGGATTCGTCACTGGTCGACCCCGACATACACGCGTGTGGCCATCGATCTTGGGGATGAGGTGGAATACCAGGCGGCCCGGGTGGAGAACCCTGACCGCATCTTCTTTGACCTGCATAACTCACACCTTGCCTCGGAGCTTGCAGGCAAGAGCTTTGCGGTGAATGACGACGGCTTCCTCACGCGTATTCGAGCGGCACAATTTTCCAATGACGTTACGCGAATCGTGTTGGATGTGCATGAGGTCGCGGAATACTCGGCGTTTCTGCTGCCGAATCCCTACCGGCTGATTATTGATATCCATGGGAAGCAGGGCGTGGGAGTAGTGAAGGAGCAGGGGAGCAACGAACAGCCAACAGGAGTTCAGGAGACAGTTAGTAGACATCCAGTTCCGGTTCCGGCAGTTTCGGCACCACCGCAGGTTGCGGTGGACCGGAGTAATACGAATGGCGCTACCGAGGTTTCCTCTCTACCGCCGACGCCGGTGACCGATGGCAGCGCTGCCTTTGGTTTGCCTCCGAGAAGGACTACCGGGAGCGCGAAGACTGTGGCGGTAGCGCAACCTCGGGTTGTGATCTCGACACGGCCGACGACTGCGAATCCGGTTCCGAATACAGTGACGTCGCACTCGGTCGATACGGGGACAGAGTTTACGGATGTCGGCGATCAGCCAGGCAAGGTCGAGGCGACGAGCAAGCCGACATCGCAGCCGATCGTCGAGCGTACCCTGAAGAATAAAGAACGGGCGAACGCAGCTCCGGTAGCCGCTGCGCCGCCGACGGCTGACGGCGAGACGCTGATGCGGGCCCTGGGGCTGAAGATCGGGCGGATCGTCATTGATCCGGGTCATGGTGGACATGATTCAGGAACGCTGGGCGTGGGCGGCATCGAGGAGAAGGACGTTGTGCTCGATGTGGCGCTGCGGTTGGGCAAGCTGCTGCACGACCGGCTTGGATCGGAGATCGTCTATACGCGTGCGGACGATACCTTCATTCCGCTGGAGACTCGGACGGCGATTGCGAACAAGGCGCAGGCTGACCTGTTTATCTCAGTGCACGCGAACAGTTCGCAGGACCCCTCCGCTCGTGGCGTCGAGGTGTATTACCTGAACTTCACCAGCGATCCGGATGCGATGCGGGTGGCGGGTCGTGAGAATGCTGTGTCGAACCAGAGCGTGCATGAGCTGAGCGACCTGGTGAAGAAGATCGCGCTCAAGGACAAGATCGACGAGTCGCGCGAACTGGCCACCGATGTGGATGCGGGGCTGTACTCCGGTTTGGCGAAGGGCAACGACGGGCTGAAGAACCGTGGGGTAAAGAAGGCGCCGTTCGTGGTGCTGATCGGCGCGAATATGCCGTCGATTCTGGCGGAGATCAGCTTTGTTACCAATCCGACGGATGCTGACCAGTTGCAGCAGCCGCAGTATCGGCAGCGTGTGGCTGAGAGTTTATACAACGGGGTTGCGAGGTACGCGTCGGGTATCAATGGTGGCAAGGCGGGTGCTTCGAGGTCGACCGAGCGGGCGCAGCGGTAG